A single window of Polyangiaceae bacterium DNA harbors:
- a CDS encoding ATP-dependent Clp protease ATP-binding subunit yields the protein MLVGDAGVGKTCLVEGLARWIASATAPRALRDKRIVELSLGALVAGTKFRGEFEDRVQAVIRAASSDPNLILFIDEFHTIIGAGGSGNALDEVQ from the coding sequence TTGCTCGTCGGGGACGCGGGAGTCGGCAAGACGTGCCTCGTTGAAGGGCTTGCGCGCTGGATCGCAAGCGCAACGGCTCCGCGGGCACTGCGCGACAAACGCATCGTCGAGCTGTCGCTCGGGGCGCTCGTGGCAGGAACGAAGTTTCGCGGTGAATTCGAGGACCGTGTCCAGGCTGTCATTCGTGCAGCTTCGAGCGATCCGAATTTGATCCTCTTCATCGATGAGTTTCACACAATCATCGGCGCCGGAGGCTCGGGCAATGCACTCGATGAAGTCCAATAA
- a CDS encoding tetratricopeptide repeat protein — MPTKPEPEALTTRTTCLSVCANHLIYGGRYRVADNVIAELQVCSGAEVSNAHVAGMLHQLRAIRASSSGDPCACRDHLQASLLAFEQAGDRRNACLTRQNLGFVLAELGDYRAAEQVLQASLAVGERMGLHEVVAYTLVNLGLVLGHLGAFEEGRKVLMRALEAGQKHHHPRLEGFAHVYRANLERLSGNAMAAEHHAKAAIAALSSVPPLLSLAYAVLARVLLTQGRAAEALVAAREAHALLESLGTIEEGEVTVRLVYAEAHKANGNALESVHVLERARQHVKAKASKISDASERERFLTGIADNARALDLAILRIG, encoded by the coding sequence ATGCCGACGAAGCCTGAGCCAGAGGCTCTCACTACGCGTACGACGTGCCTCAGCGTTTGCGCCAATCACTTGATTTACGGCGGACGCTATCGAGTGGCAGACAATGTGATTGCCGAGTTGCAAGTTTGTTCAGGAGCGGAGGTGTCCAATGCACATGTGGCCGGAATGTTGCACCAACTTCGGGCAATTCGAGCGTCGTCGTCGGGAGATCCATGCGCATGTCGCGACCATCTTCAGGCGTCACTCTTGGCGTTCGAGCAAGCGGGTGATCGTCGAAATGCGTGTTTGACCCGTCAAAACCTTGGATTCGTGCTGGCGGAGCTTGGGGATTATCGAGCAGCGGAGCAGGTCTTGCAGGCGTCTCTGGCTGTAGGCGAGCGAATGGGCCTCCACGAGGTCGTCGCATACACGCTCGTGAACCTAGGATTGGTCCTTGGCCATTTGGGTGCGTTCGAGGAAGGACGAAAAGTGCTTATGCGAGCACTAGAAGCTGGTCAGAAACACCACCACCCGCGCTTGGAGGGTTTTGCACACGTGTATCGTGCGAACCTCGAACGTTTGTCCGGGAATGCGATGGCCGCAGAGCATCACGCCAAGGCAGCTATCGCTGCGCTTTCCAGCGTGCCGCCATTATTGTCGCTTGCGTATGCAGTGCTGGCCCGCGTGTTGCTTACTCAGGGCCGTGCAGCCGAGGCGCTGGTTGCGGCACGTGAAGCCCATGCACTTCTCGAATCACTCGGGACCATCGAAGAGGGAGAAGTGACGGTGCGGCTCGTGTATGCGGAAGCGCACAAGGCGAATGGCAATGCTCTGGAGTCGGTGCATGTGCTCGAGCGCGCACGTCAGCATGTCAAGGCGAAAGCGAGCAAGATTTCCGATGCAAGTGAGCGCGAAAGGTTTCTGACGGGGATTGCTGATAATGCGCGCGCATTGGATTTGGCGATTTTGCGCATAGGGTGA
- a CDS encoding serine/threonine protein kinase, whose product MKPSNLFLVGGDLALVKVLDFGIAAMAGATSLTRSGAMVGTPSYMAPEQIRSRKGESVDSRTDVFALGCVLMECLTGEPVFKGDHPFAIMAKIIMQQPPRLREVRPGIPRELDSFVLQMLSKDPNGRPRDGAAVAAALRNIRNQHLPTGVT is encoded by the coding sequence TTGAAACCGAGCAACCTGTTTCTCGTGGGTGGGGACCTTGCATTGGTCAAAGTGCTCGATTTTGGCATTGCTGCCATGGCAGGAGCAACGTCGCTAACTCGTTCCGGCGCCATGGTTGGAACGCCATCATATATGGCACCCGAGCAGATTCGCAGCCGCAAGGGCGAAAGCGTCGATTCGCGGACGGATGTGTTTGCCCTTGGTTGCGTGTTGATGGAATGCCTGACTGGCGAGCCGGTATTCAAAGGTGATCATCCCTTTGCAATCATGGCCAAAATCATCATGCAACAGCCGCCCCGCTTGCGTGAGGTTCGTCCAGGCATTCCACGCGAGCTCGATTCTTTCGTCCTGCAAATGCTGTCCAAGGATCCGAATGGTCGTCCGCGGGATGGAGCGGCGGTCGCGGCTGCATTGAGAAACATTCGCAACCAACATCTGCCTACTGGAGTGACCTGA
- a CDS encoding MYXO-CTERM sorting domain-containing protein, with amino-acid sequence MKCPVDACHDAAGCDPATGQCSNPPKPDGTPCPGGACQVGICTPNGGSGGPTVTSSSSRGSGSSGAGGAGGTAGNDVGGNGAITSSSSNGGPPDDSNGCSCKTTGGSSSGAAAWLALGLLAVVRRRQNDSRAIFGDKSCSLSISLLLPFAPLALLLATRQLESETNANRAGNRRDSAGGKPRTRTSTGRTTVPATARSMVR; translated from the coding sequence GTGAAATGCCCAGTAGACGCTTGCCACGATGCGGCGGGATGTGATCCGGCAACGGGACAATGCTCAAATCCTCCTAAACCTGACGGAACCCCATGCCCGGGTGGCGCGTGTCAAGTCGGAATCTGCACGCCTAATGGTGGGTCGGGTGGTCCAACGGTCACCAGCAGCAGCTCGCGCGGCTCGGGCAGCAGTGGCGCAGGAGGAGCCGGCGGAACTGCTGGAAACGACGTCGGTGGCAATGGCGCGATCACGAGCAGTAGCTCGAACGGCGGACCTCCCGATGATAGCAATGGTTGCTCCTGTAAAACCACGGGAGGATCGTCGTCCGGGGCTGCGGCATGGCTCGCGCTCGGACTTCTGGCAGTGGTACGACGCAGACAAAACGATTCTAGGGCGATTTTTGGAGATAAATCATGCAGCCTTTCGATATCGCTCTTGCTGCCATTTGCACCGTTGGCACTGCTTTTGGCAACCCGCCAGCTCGAATCCGAGACCAACGCCAACCGAGCCGGCAACCGCCGAGACTCGGCAGGCGGCAAACCACGAACGCGAACATCAACGGGACGTACAACGGTTCCTGCAACGGCACGTTCAATGGTTCGATGA
- a CDS encoding transposase family protein — translation MSPNDKTRSGVTIIQSHIDIKSWIERTPTVDEARPARCPKCGAPSCPVGAPIVIHGHGLRERQVRGPRTPHAPPATIVISVRRYLCTACKAVPIVVPREVRAKRLYIASAMALALALWGHVKLSAKAVRERVNPAKIMGDSVIGWATLRRWAKDVAHGKLFVDVPHPPVGSSLRDVAATAAAALAANADAQTRVLPLEHRAFIGAAHVA, via the coding sequence GTGAGTCCAAACGACAAGACTCGAAGCGGCGTAACCATAATCCAAAGCCACATCGATATCAAGAGCTGGATTGAACGCACACCGACCGTCGACGAAGCGCGGCCTGCACGCTGCCCGAAGTGTGGCGCGCCAAGCTGTCCGGTTGGCGCGCCAATCGTGATTCACGGCCATGGCCTCCGCGAGCGGCAGGTGCGCGGCCCGCGCACGCCTCATGCGCCACCCGCCACGATCGTCATCTCCGTACGACGGTACCTCTGTACGGCCTGCAAGGCCGTGCCCATCGTCGTGCCACGCGAAGTCCGCGCCAAACGCCTTTACATCGCCTCCGCAATGGCCTTGGCGCTGGCCCTGTGGGGCCATGTGAAACTGTCCGCAAAGGCCGTACGCGAACGTGTCAACCCAGCCAAAATCATGGGAGATTCCGTCATCGGCTGGGCAACGCTGCGCCGCTGGGCCAAGGATGTCGCCCATGGCAAACTGTTTGTCGATGTACCACACCCACCAGTAGGCTCGAGTTTGCGAGACGTCGCAGCAACGGCCGCCGCAGCCCTTGCCGCAAACGCCGATGCGCAAACGCGCGTTTTACCGCTCGAACACCGCGCATTCATCGGTGCCGCGCACGTTGCATGA
- a CDS encoding transposase family protein, which produces MQNRRKTTPVRIHGMLDDASRDSIALEARKTEKEEDMLVILVDAFRRHGLPDAMYFDNGSTYRGDILQTVCARLKITLLHAKPYDPQARGKWSDSGGRCVKDA; this is translated from the coding sequence ATGCAAAATCGCCGCAAAACGACTCCGGTCCGTATCCACGGAATGCTGGATGACGCATCTCGCGATAGCATTGCGCTCGAAGCACGCAAGACGGAAAAAGAAGAGGACATGCTCGTCATCCTCGTGGATGCATTTCGCCGCCATGGACTACCGGATGCGATGTATTTCGACAATGGGTCGACGTACCGCGGTGACATTTTGCAGACGGTGTGCGCCCGTCTCAAAATTACGTTGCTCCATGCCAAACCTTACGATCCGCAAGCGCGCGGCAAATGGAGCGATTCTGGCGGACGTTGCGTGAAGGATGCCTGA
- a CDS encoding AAA family ATPase yields the protein MQVLLDGESGAGKTCILRAIRTCLPQEGYRLTYCPMRHLEGAISIASYASHWVCRLARPPRPFFHALSTHIESLSRDRIHPVFLLDEAHMLHQDTLDHLHILLNYEWDSRALLSLILVGLPELRDRLELRKNRSLYSRIERRISIKPLTANDTHEYVRMRLRRAGCDREIFADEALQLLHEASGSSLRNVDRLATAALRMAARHKKKRVERDIMANVVGENQAEH from the coding sequence ATGCAAGTGCTCTTGGACGGGGAATCCGGTGCAGGAAAGACCTGCATTCTGCGCGCGATTCGGACGTGTTTACCGCAGGAAGGCTACCGATTAACGTACTGCCCAATGCGACACTTGGAAGGCGCGATTTCTATCGCCAGCTATGCATCGCATTGGGTTTGTCGCCTTGCGCGACCGCCGCGGCCATTTTTCCATGCGCTGAGCACGCACATCGAAAGCTTGAGCCGCGACCGGATTCACCCGGTTTTTCTCCTCGACGAAGCGCACATGCTGCACCAGGACACGCTCGACCATTTGCACATTCTCTTGAATTACGAATGGGACAGCCGAGCGCTCTTGTCGCTCATCCTCGTCGGACTGCCCGAACTGCGCGACAGGCTCGAACTGCGCAAGAACCGCTCGCTGTATTCGCGCATCGAGCGACGCATATCGATAAAGCCGCTGACTGCAAACGATACGCATGAATATGTGCGAATGCGCTTGCGGCGTGCTGGCTGCGATCGAGAAATCTTTGCCGACGAAGCGCTCCAGTTATTGCACGAGGCCTCAGGGTCGAGCCTTCGCAATGTCGATCGGCTTGCGACGGCTGCCCTTCGAATGGCTGCTCGTCACAAGAAAAAGCGCGTCGAGCGCGACATCATGGCCAATGTGGTCGGTGAGAATCAAGCCGAGCATTGA